One genomic segment of Candidatus Baltobacteraceae bacterium includes these proteins:
- a CDS encoding 1-deoxy-D-xylulose-5-phosphate reductoisomerase, which yields MRRRVAILGSTGSIGTQALDVIARHPDRFEIVALAAGRNVDLLREQVARFKPAIATSADDGPDGLRRVAVESRPDVVLAATDGAVAFDAVLAAIERGTAIAVANKELIVAAGELFVAQAKRHGARLLPVDSEHSAIFQCLVGEESSSIAEIVVTASGGPFWRHTKEAMERADLSAALAHPTWRMGTKNTIDSATMMNKGLEVIEASRLFGVPGDRVRIVVHPQSIAHGFVIFTDGSVKGQLAAPDMRIPIGYALAYPDRLPCHPERSERASEVEGQANPLVALGAKPSAEALRYDFEPPDPERFPCVRLAYEALAAGGTVPAVLSAANEVAVGAFVEGRIAFGEISRIIEAAMHQVERGEPTLDGVRSADRKARQTATAMLETIERPSPC from the coding sequence GTGCGACGCCGCGTTGCGATATTAGGCTCGACGGGATCGATCGGGACGCAGGCGCTCGACGTGATCGCGCGCCATCCGGACCGCTTTGAAATCGTCGCATTGGCCGCGGGACGCAACGTCGATCTGCTGCGCGAACAAGTCGCCCGTTTCAAACCGGCGATTGCGACGTCGGCCGATGACGGGCCCGACGGACTGCGCCGCGTCGCCGTCGAGAGCCGGCCCGACGTCGTTCTCGCAGCAACCGACGGCGCCGTCGCATTCGACGCGGTGCTTGCCGCGATCGAGCGCGGCACGGCGATCGCCGTTGCGAATAAAGAACTCATCGTCGCGGCCGGCGAGCTGTTCGTCGCGCAGGCTAAACGTCACGGCGCGCGGCTGCTTCCCGTCGACAGCGAGCACAGCGCAATCTTCCAATGTTTGGTCGGCGAGGAATCGTCGTCGATCGCCGAGATCGTCGTTACCGCTTCGGGCGGACCGTTCTGGCGGCACACGAAGGAAGCGATGGAGCGCGCCGATCTTTCGGCGGCATTGGCGCACCCGACGTGGCGGATGGGAACCAAGAACACGATCGACTCCGCGACGATGATGAACAAAGGACTCGAGGTGATCGAAGCGAGCCGCTTGTTCGGCGTTCCCGGCGATCGCGTTCGCATCGTCGTCCATCCGCAGTCGATCGCGCACGGGTTCGTGATCTTCACCGACGGCAGCGTCAAGGGCCAGCTCGCAGCCCCCGACATGCGCATCCCCATCGGCTACGCCCTCGCATATCCGGATCGCCTCCCTTGTCATCCTGAGCGTAGCGAGCGCGCGAGCGAAGTCGAAGGGCAGGCGAATCCTCTCGTGGCACTTGGGGCGAAGCCCTCGGCTGAGGCGCTGCGTTACGATTTCGAACCTCCGGACCCCGAGCGGTTCCCGTGCGTCCGGCTGGCGTACGAGGCGCTGGCGGCGGGGGGAACCGTACCGGCCGTGCTCTCGGCTGCAAACGAAGTCGCCGTCGGCGCGTTTGTCGAAGGTAGGATCGCTTTTGGGGAGATTTCGCGTATCATCGAAGCCGCGATGCACCAAGTCGAGCGCGGGGAGCCGACGCTCGACGGCGTGCGCTCGGCCGACCGGAAGGCTCGCCAAACCGCAACCGCTATGCTAGAGACGATCGAAAGGCCCTCCCCTTGTTAA